A window of the bacterium genome harbors these coding sequences:
- a CDS encoding PAS domain S-box protein, giving the protein MGNHKEEIKKLRDELVKLRETLEKVEAESKKSFEKILDSLPDPVFIESIDGRILFANEAAEKLLGYTKEELRRMNASELIPEESRDKMDEVIRQLEKEGSFRVLAKNRKKTGEIVDVDVSGTFLEHLGEKAIIVVVKDVTEQIKIKEDLELNYQRYETLFNTTNIGIWYFETKQPIPVDLP; this is encoded by the coding sequence ATGGGTAATCATAAAGAAGAGATCAAAAAGTTAAGAGATGAACTCGTAAAATTAAGGGAAACTCTCGAAAAAGTCGAAGCAGAGTCGAAAAAGAGCTTCGAAAAAATCCTCGACAGCCTCCCAGACCCAGTCTTCATAGAATCAATAGATGGTAGAATACTTTTTGCCAATGAAGCTGCGGAAAAGCTTCTCGGATATACAAAAGAAGAACTGCGCAGAATGAATGCATCAGAGCTGATTCCTGAGGAAAGCAGGGACAAAATGGATGAAGTCATAAGACAACTCGAAAAAGAAGGTAGCTTCAGAGTCCTTGCGAAAAACAGAAAGAAAACTGGCGAAATCGTGGATGTGGATGTCAGCGGCACATTCCTAGAACACCTTGGCGAAAAGGCTATAATAGTGGTCGTTAAGGATGTGACGGAACAGATAAAAATTAAGGAAGACCTTGAGCTTAACTACCAGCGATATGAAACTCTATTCAACACAACCAATATAGGGATTTGGTACTTCGAGACTAAGCAGCCGATACCAGTGGACCTTCCAA